One part of the Vicia villosa cultivar HV-30 ecotype Madison, WI linkage group LG6, Vvil1.0, whole genome shotgun sequence genome encodes these proteins:
- the LOC131608916 gene encoding protein COBRA-like gives MGFSLLSKPTTPCIVLLLFLLSFTCFTSTDAYDPLDPNGNITIKWDIINWTPDGYVAVVTMNNFQQYRHIASPGWSLGWTWAKKEVIWAMVGSQTTEQGDCSKFKGNVPHCCKKDPTVVDLLPGTPYNQQIANCCKGGVLSSYAQDPTNAVASFQVSVGRAGTTNKTVKVPKNFTLKAPGPGYTCGPAKVVRPTQFIQPDKRRTTQALMTWNVTCTYSQFLAQKTPTCCVSLSSFYNETIVPCPTCACGCQSNASQSGTCVNPNTPHLASVVSGNGRNSLSPLVQCTSHMCPIRIHWHVKVNYKEYWRVKVTITNFNYRMNYSDWNLVVQHPNFENITQLFSFNYQSLNPYGSINDTAMLWGVKFYNDFLNHAGPSGNVQSELLFRKDKSTFTFDKGWAFPRRIYFNGDNCVMPPPDAYPWLPNAGSRHEVSLLALLMTSLVVLVFYAYI, from the exons atgggtTTCTCTTTGTTATCAAAACCAACAACACCTTGTATAGTTTTGCTCTTGTTCCTACTCTCTTTCACTTGTTTCACTTCAACAG ATGCTTATGACCCACTTGACCCAAATGGAAATATCACAATCAAATGGGATATTATAAATTGGACACCTGATGGTTATGTT GCCGTTGTTACAATGAATAACTTCCAACAATATCGTCACATTGCTTCGCCTGGCTGGTCGCTAGGATGGACATGGGCTAAAAAGGAGGTAATCTGGGCAATGGTGGGATCGCAGACGACCGAGCAAGGTGACTGTTCGAAATTCAAAGGAAATGTGCCACATTGCTGTAAAAAGGATCCAACCGTTGTTGATCTACTTCCCGGAACACCTTACAACCAGCAAATTGCGAATTGCTGCAAAGGCGGGGTGCTTAGTTCATATGCTCAGGATCCTACCAACGCAGTTGCGTCGTTTCAAGTGAGTGTCGGTAGAGCTGGAACCACGAATAAAACCGTTAAAGTCCCGAAAAACTTCACATTGAAAGCACCCGGACCGGGTTATACTTGTGGCCCGGCGAAAGTAGTTAGACCTACTCAGTTTATTCAACCCGACAAAAGAAGAACGACCCAAGCACTCA TGACATGGAATGTTACATGCACATATTCACAGTTTCTAGCACAGAAAACTCCCACTTGCTGCGTATCGCTCTCGTCTTTCTATAACGAAACCATCGTACCGTGTCCAACATGTGCGTGTGGCTGCCAGAGTAATGCGTCTCAGTCGGGGACTTGCGTAAA TCCAAATACACCGCATTTGGCATCGGTTGTTTCTGGTAACGGAAGGAATAGTTTATCGCCTTTGGTTCAATGTACTAGTCATATGTGTCCGATCCGAATCCATTGGCATGTTAAAGTTAACTACAAGGAATACTGGCGTGTGAAAGTTACGATTACGAATTTTAATTACCGTATGAATTATTCCGATTGGAACTTGGTTGTTCAGCATCCGAACTTCGAAAATATTACTCAGCTGTTCAGTTTCAACTACCAGTCATTAAATCCTTATGGTTCGATAA ATGATACGGCAATGCTTTGGGGAGTTAAGTTCTATAACGATTTTCTTAATCACGCCGGCCCTAGTGGCAATGTTCAATCGGAGTTACTCTTCCGAAAGGATAAATCGACTTTCACTTTCGATAAGGGTTGGGCGTTCCCTCGCAGAATCTACTTCAACGGCGACAACTGTGTGATGCCACCACCCGATGCTTATCCATGGTTACCTAATGCTGGTTCTCGGCACGAGGTTTCGTTGTTAGCTTTATTGATGACCTCCTTAGTAGTCCTTGTATTTTACGCATACATTTAA
- the LOC131608917 gene encoding COBRA-like protein 4, producing MRLLISALCVTVLCSYAAAYDPLDPDGNITIKWDVVSWTPDGYVAVVTMSNFQMYRHIMNPGWTLGWSWAKKEVIWSMVGSQTTEQGDCSKFKGNVPHCCKKTPTVVDLLPGVPYNLQFSNCCKGGVVAAWGQDPSSAVSSFQISVGQGGTSNKTVKLPKNFTLSAPGPGYTCGPAKIVPSTTFLTSDKRRKTQALMTWNVTCTYSQFLARKNPSCCVSLSSFYNETITPCPSCACGCQNNKNCVKGHSKFLDMVGLHTPKRDNEPLLQCTHHMCPIRVHWHVKVNYKDYWRVKIAVTNFNYRLNYSLWTLAVQHPNLNNVTQVFSFDYKPLLPYQSINDTGMFYGMKFFNDLLMEAGPSGNVQSEVLLQKNKETFTFNQGWAFPRRVYFNGEECMMPPPDTYPYLPNSSPMNALNFQALITSFLLLLALW from the exons ATGAGGCTTCTTATATCAGCTCTATGTGTCACTGTGCTATGTTCTTATGCAG CGGCATATGATCCTTTGGATCCTGACGGAAACATAACGATCAAATGGGATGTTGTCTCGTGGACACCGGATGGCTATGTG GCGGTGGTAACGATGAGCAATTTCCAAATGTACCGACACATAATGAATCCGGGATGGACATTAGGATGGTCATGGGCTAAGAAAGAAGTCATATGGTCAATGGTAGGATCTCAAACAACTGAACAAGGAGATTGTTCAAAATTCAAAGGAAATGTGCCTCACTGCTGCAAGAAAACTCCAACAGTTGTAGACCTTCTCCCTGGTGTACCTTACAACCTACAATTCTCAAACTGTTGTAAGGGTGGAGTTGTAGCAGCATGGGGACAAGACCCTTCATCAGCTGTTTCATCTTTTCAAATCAGTGTTGGGCAAGGTGGTACTTCAAACAAGACAGTTAAACTTCCGAAGAACTTCACGCTCTCGGCTCCCGGACCTGGCTATACGTGCGGTCCGGCTAAGATTGTTCCGTCCACCACTTTTCTCACATCGGATAAGCGCCGCAAAACTCAAGCACTTA TGACATGGAATGTAACATGTACATATTCACAATTTCTTGCAAGAAAGAACCCAAGTTGCTGTGTTTCTTTGTCATCTTTCTATAATGAGACTATTACTCCTTGTCCTTCTTGTGCTTGTGGATGCCAGAACAATAAGAATTGTGTCAA GGGTCATTCTAAATTCCTGGACATGGTAGGGTTACATACACCAAAGAGAGACAATGAACCATTGCTACAATGCACTCATCATATGTGCCCAATAAGAGTACACTGGCATGTGAAGGTTAACTATAAGGACTATTGGAGAGTCAAGATAGCTGTGACAAATTTCAATTATAGATTGAATTATTCTCTTTGGACTCTTGCTGTACAGCATCCAAATCTTAACAATGTCACCCAAGTTTTCAGCTTTGATTACAAGCCTTTGCTTCCCTATCAATCCATAA ATGACACAGGTATGTTCTATGGCATGAAATTCTTCAATGATCTCTTGATGGAAGCTGGACCAAGTGGAAATGTTCAATCAGAAGTGCTTCTTCAAAAGAACAAGGAAACATTCACTTTTAACCAAGGATGGGCATTTCCTAGAAGAGTTTACTTCAATGGTGAAGAATGCATGATGCCACCACCAGATACCTACCCTTACCTCCCTAATTCTTCCCCTATGAATGCCCTCAACTTCCAAGCACTCATCACCTCATTCCTTCTCTTGCTAGCTCTTTGGTGA